The Primulina eburnea isolate SZY01 chromosome 8, ASM2296580v1, whole genome shotgun sequence genome contains a region encoding:
- the LOC140839848 gene encoding probable DNA helicase MCM8 isoform X1 has protein sequence MYGNSAAMTAKSKLQSRSVNDCWSVLALYFPHINPKDSELRHCITSDLFHFFSSSSGQQFISQVKEDGHFFYLPLDFQQFRKVCAVEAFFVALEEKSKDALLCMSAAVHKVLFIRENLSENHAKVNIRLHNYPESMIALKNLKAAYIDRLVSVRGTVIKVSTVRPMVMQMSFSCAKCGTTITCGFPEGKFSPPSKCEMQACRSRYFDPIRSSARSIDFQKIRIQELLKSEHHEEGRVPRTVECELTEDLVDACVPGDVVTVIGIIRVINSYMDIGGGKSKGKNQALYYLYVEVVSIRNSKSQSLTEDVQNANAKNIERFDLYSFSPRDLEFIVKFSEEHGSDVFRQILQSICPSIYGHELVKAGITLSLFGGVRKHSMDQNKVPVRGDIHIIIVGDPGLGKSQLLQAAASVSPRGIYVCGNATTNAGLTVTVVKDPMTSDYAFEAGAMVLADSGLCCIDEFDKMSADHQALLEAMEQQCVSVAKAGLVASLSARTSVLAAANPVGGHYNRAKTVNENLKMSAALLSRFDLVFILLDKPDELLDKRLSEHVMSLHAGNGHASPSGKRLCREPRDIRGVDMTLKSGSLIMRLRLDPKKESDFAPLPSPLLRKYIAYARTFVFPRMTKPAADILQKFYLQLRDHNTSLDSTPITARQLESLVRLAEARARVDLREEISAQDALDVVEIMKDSLYDKYVDENGFVDFGRSGGMSQQKEAKRFLSALNKQSEMQQKDCFSIAEIYSLADRIGLRVADIDTFVDNLNNVGYLLKKGSKTYQVLSSSYSRSQSSSRLR, from the exons ATGTATGGCAACTCGGCGGCAATGACTGCTAAATCGAAACTCCAATCGAGGTCGGTCAATGATTGCTGGAGCGTCCTGGCATTGTATTTTCCCCACATCAATCCTAAAGATTCAGAGCTCAGACATTGCATAACATCCGATCTATTTCACTTCTTCTCCTCTTCTTCAGGTCAACAATTTATTTCTCAG GTAAAAGAGGATGGCCACTTCTTCTACTTACCTTTGGACTTCCAGCAGTTCCGGAAAGTATGTGCAGTTGAGGCATTTTTCGTAGCATTAGAGGAAAAATCTAAAGATGCTCTGCTGTGCATGAGTGCTGCAGTGCACAAG GTCCTTTTCATAAGAGAAAATCTCAGTGAAAATCATGCAAAGGTTAATATCCGTCTGCACAACTACCCGGAGTCCATGATTGCTCTAAAGAATCTGAAGGCCGCCTATATTG ATAGGCTTGTCTCAGTACGTGGAACAGTGATAAAAGTTAGTACAGTCCGCCCTATGGTGATGCAAATGAGTTTTTCCTGTGCTAAATGCGGGACTACTATTACATGTGGCTTTCCTGAGGGGAAATTTTCTCCACCATCAAAATGTGAAATGCAAGCTTGCAGGAGTCGATATTTTGATCCAATCAGATCTAGTGCTCGGTCAATCGATTTCCAAAAGATCAG GATTCAGGAGCTGCTGAAATCCGAACATCACGAAGAAGGGCGTGTTCCCCGGACTGTTGAATGTGAGCTGACTGAAGATCTTGTGGATGCATGCGTTCCTGGTGATGTTGTGACTGTCATTGGCATAATACGAGTGATCAATAGTTATATGGATATTGGAGGAG GAAAGTCAAAAGGCAAAAATCAAGCACTGTATTATTTATACGTCGAAGTTGTTTCAATAAGAAACTCAAAGTCACAATCCTTGACTGAGGATGTGCAAAACGCCAATGCCAAGAATATAGAGCGTTTTGATTTATATTCATTTTCTCCCAGAGATCTAGAATTCATTGTAAAGTTCTCCGAGGAGCATGGCTCTGATGTCTTTCGTCAAATTCTGCAAtcaatttgtccatccatttATGGGCATGAGCTTGTTAAAG CCGGAATTACATTGTCCCTGTTTGGTGGTGTTCGAAAGCATTCTATGGATCAGAATAAGGTACCTGTCAGAGGAGATATCCATATAATTATTGTTG GTGATCCTGGACTTGGTAAAAGTCAACTTCTTCAAGCAGCAGCTTCGGTTTCTCCACGTGGCATCTATGTTTGTGGTAATGCCACAACAAATGCTGGCCTTACTGTTACAGTGGTAAAAGATCCTATGACAAGTGACTACGCTTTTGAGGCTG GTGCCATGGTACTCGCTGACAGTGGATTATGCTGTATTGATGAGTTCGACAAAATGTCAGCTGACCACCAG GCACTATTGGAAGCTATGGAACAGCAGTGTGTGTCTGTTGCAAAGGCAGGACTTGTGGCAAGTTTATCAGCAAGAACATCTGTTTTAGCGGCGGCAAACCCTGTTGGGGGTCATTATAA CCGTGCGAAAACTGTGAACGAGAATCTGAAAATGAGTGCTGCACTCCTCTCACGATTTGATTTGGTTTTCATATTACTTGATAAGCCTGACGAGTTGCTGGATAAGAGGCTTTCCGAGCACGTAATGTCA CTTCATGCTGGTAATGGCCATGCGTCACCCTCCGGAAAGAGGTTATGTAGAG AACCAAGGGATATTAGGGGCGTAGATATGACTTTAAAAAGTGGTTCCTTAATTATGAGGTTGAGACTGGACCCTAAGAAAGAAAGTGATTTTGCTCCACTGCCCAGTCCACTTCTGCGTAAATACATTGCTTATGCTAGGACTTTTGTCTTTCCAAG GATGACAAAACCAGCAGCAGATATTCTGCAGAAGTTTTACTTACAGCTAAGAGACCATAATACGTCTCTCGATAGTACTCCAATAACAGCAAGGCAGCTAGAAAGCTTGGTAAGATTAGCAGAAGCTAGAGCTAGGGTGGACTTGAGGGAAGAAATTAGTGCTCAAGATGCTTTG GATGTTGTTGAAATAATGAAAGACTCATTGTATGATAAATATGTTGACGAGAATGGCTTTGTTGATTTTGGACGAAGTGGTGGAATGAGTCAACAGAAAGAAGCCAAGCGTTTTTTAAGTGCACTGAATAAGCAATCCGAAATGCAGCAGAAAGATTGTTTCTCTATAGCT GAAATATATAGTTTGGCTGATAGAATTGGTTTAAGGGTTGCAGATATTGACACATTCGTCGATAATCTAAACAATGTTGgttatcttttgaaaaaagGCTCAAAGACATACCAG GTGCTATCTTCTTCTTATTCTCGCAGTCAATCATCATCTAGGTTAAGATAA
- the LOC140839848 gene encoding probable DNA helicase MCM8 isoform X2 produces MYGNSAAMTAKSKLQSRSVNDCWSVLALYFPHINPKDSELRHCITSDLFHFFSSSSGQQFISQVQDGHFFYLPLDFQQFRKVCAVEAFFVALEEKSKDALLCMSAAVHKVLFIRENLSENHAKVNIRLHNYPESMIALKNLKAAYIDRLVSVRGTVIKVSTVRPMVMQMSFSCAKCGTTITCGFPEGKFSPPSKCEMQACRSRYFDPIRSSARSIDFQKIRIQELLKSEHHEEGRVPRTVECELTEDLVDACVPGDVVTVIGIIRVINSYMDIGGGKSKGKNQALYYLYVEVVSIRNSKSQSLTEDVQNANAKNIERFDLYSFSPRDLEFIVKFSEEHGSDVFRQILQSICPSIYGHELVKAGITLSLFGGVRKHSMDQNKVPVRGDIHIIIVGDPGLGKSQLLQAAASVSPRGIYVCGNATTNAGLTVTVVKDPMTSDYAFEAGAMVLADSGLCCIDEFDKMSADHQALLEAMEQQCVSVAKAGLVASLSARTSVLAAANPVGGHYNRAKTVNENLKMSAALLSRFDLVFILLDKPDELLDKRLSEHVMSLHAGNGHASPSGKRLCREPRDIRGVDMTLKSGSLIMRLRLDPKKESDFAPLPSPLLRKYIAYARTFVFPRMTKPAADILQKFYLQLRDHNTSLDSTPITARQLESLVRLAEARARVDLREEISAQDALDVVEIMKDSLYDKYVDENGFVDFGRSGGMSQQKEAKRFLSALNKQSEMQQKDCFSIAEIYSLADRIGLRVADIDTFVDNLNNVGYLLKKGSKTYQVLSSSYSRSQSSSRLR; encoded by the exons ATGTATGGCAACTCGGCGGCAATGACTGCTAAATCGAAACTCCAATCGAGGTCGGTCAATGATTGCTGGAGCGTCCTGGCATTGTATTTTCCCCACATCAATCCTAAAGATTCAGAGCTCAGACATTGCATAACATCCGATCTATTTCACTTCTTCTCCTCTTCTTCAGGTCAACAATTTATTTCTCAGGTAC AGGATGGCCACTTCTTCTACTTACCTTTGGACTTCCAGCAGTTCCGGAAAGTATGTGCAGTTGAGGCATTTTTCGTAGCATTAGAGGAAAAATCTAAAGATGCTCTGCTGTGCATGAGTGCTGCAGTGCACAAG GTCCTTTTCATAAGAGAAAATCTCAGTGAAAATCATGCAAAGGTTAATATCCGTCTGCACAACTACCCGGAGTCCATGATTGCTCTAAAGAATCTGAAGGCCGCCTATATTG ATAGGCTTGTCTCAGTACGTGGAACAGTGATAAAAGTTAGTACAGTCCGCCCTATGGTGATGCAAATGAGTTTTTCCTGTGCTAAATGCGGGACTACTATTACATGTGGCTTTCCTGAGGGGAAATTTTCTCCACCATCAAAATGTGAAATGCAAGCTTGCAGGAGTCGATATTTTGATCCAATCAGATCTAGTGCTCGGTCAATCGATTTCCAAAAGATCAG GATTCAGGAGCTGCTGAAATCCGAACATCACGAAGAAGGGCGTGTTCCCCGGACTGTTGAATGTGAGCTGACTGAAGATCTTGTGGATGCATGCGTTCCTGGTGATGTTGTGACTGTCATTGGCATAATACGAGTGATCAATAGTTATATGGATATTGGAGGAG GAAAGTCAAAAGGCAAAAATCAAGCACTGTATTATTTATACGTCGAAGTTGTTTCAATAAGAAACTCAAAGTCACAATCCTTGACTGAGGATGTGCAAAACGCCAATGCCAAGAATATAGAGCGTTTTGATTTATATTCATTTTCTCCCAGAGATCTAGAATTCATTGTAAAGTTCTCCGAGGAGCATGGCTCTGATGTCTTTCGTCAAATTCTGCAAtcaatttgtccatccatttATGGGCATGAGCTTGTTAAAG CCGGAATTACATTGTCCCTGTTTGGTGGTGTTCGAAAGCATTCTATGGATCAGAATAAGGTACCTGTCAGAGGAGATATCCATATAATTATTGTTG GTGATCCTGGACTTGGTAAAAGTCAACTTCTTCAAGCAGCAGCTTCGGTTTCTCCACGTGGCATCTATGTTTGTGGTAATGCCACAACAAATGCTGGCCTTACTGTTACAGTGGTAAAAGATCCTATGACAAGTGACTACGCTTTTGAGGCTG GTGCCATGGTACTCGCTGACAGTGGATTATGCTGTATTGATGAGTTCGACAAAATGTCAGCTGACCACCAG GCACTATTGGAAGCTATGGAACAGCAGTGTGTGTCTGTTGCAAAGGCAGGACTTGTGGCAAGTTTATCAGCAAGAACATCTGTTTTAGCGGCGGCAAACCCTGTTGGGGGTCATTATAA CCGTGCGAAAACTGTGAACGAGAATCTGAAAATGAGTGCTGCACTCCTCTCACGATTTGATTTGGTTTTCATATTACTTGATAAGCCTGACGAGTTGCTGGATAAGAGGCTTTCCGAGCACGTAATGTCA CTTCATGCTGGTAATGGCCATGCGTCACCCTCCGGAAAGAGGTTATGTAGAG AACCAAGGGATATTAGGGGCGTAGATATGACTTTAAAAAGTGGTTCCTTAATTATGAGGTTGAGACTGGACCCTAAGAAAGAAAGTGATTTTGCTCCACTGCCCAGTCCACTTCTGCGTAAATACATTGCTTATGCTAGGACTTTTGTCTTTCCAAG GATGACAAAACCAGCAGCAGATATTCTGCAGAAGTTTTACTTACAGCTAAGAGACCATAATACGTCTCTCGATAGTACTCCAATAACAGCAAGGCAGCTAGAAAGCTTGGTAAGATTAGCAGAAGCTAGAGCTAGGGTGGACTTGAGGGAAGAAATTAGTGCTCAAGATGCTTTG GATGTTGTTGAAATAATGAAAGACTCATTGTATGATAAATATGTTGACGAGAATGGCTTTGTTGATTTTGGACGAAGTGGTGGAATGAGTCAACAGAAAGAAGCCAAGCGTTTTTTAAGTGCACTGAATAAGCAATCCGAAATGCAGCAGAAAGATTGTTTCTCTATAGCT GAAATATATAGTTTGGCTGATAGAATTGGTTTAAGGGTTGCAGATATTGACACATTCGTCGATAATCTAAACAATGTTGgttatcttttgaaaaaagGCTCAAAGACATACCAG GTGCTATCTTCTTCTTATTCTCGCAGTCAATCATCATCTAGGTTAAGATAA
- the LOC140839850 gene encoding WRKY transcription factor 44-like, translating into MTKIREEDETAIKKPIARRLGFSHHKSFSELLSDAVEDSSPADVSQTAVVAIRPRTVRFKPTGKVEVLAPKSNATSNVVYKPIAKFVTSATLSVLANLGSNDVYPRQEIAEVGSCIKIPELKRNDVLENSIKDKCFLLPSKNDERASSDGHSWRKYGQKQVKGSEYPRSYYKCTYPNCLVKKMVERTLDGQIAEVVYKGEHIYSKPQGPACDAAQIEGNSPVSNNQKAYRIEGHASESKDQISVESFTQSGFVGVSQRINEPVTDVLFEVSASTSNDAEKGGWEEGSEALVAEDDGFKSKRRKCEIQSLKTGRTEKATSEPGNGVQSNMDSEIIGDGFRWRKYGQKVVKGNSYPRSYYKCTSPKCKVRKYVERTSEDPSTFITTYEGRHNHEMPIKLANSEASNTRTRSKS; encoded by the exons ATGACGAAAATCAGAGAAGAGGATGAAACTGCAATTAAGAAACCAATAGCCAGGAGGCTAGGCTTCTCCCATCATAAATCTTTCTCAGAGCTGCTTTCAGATGCAGTTGAGGATTCTTCACCTGCCGATGTTTCTCAAACTGCGGTTGTAGCCATCAGACCGAGGACTGTTCGGTTCAAGCCAACCGGGAAG GTGGAGGTATTGGCCCCAAAGTCAAATGCTACATCAAATGTGGTATACAAACCAATTGCTAAATTCGTGACAAGTGCAACTCTTTCCGTCTTGGCAAATTTG GGGAGTAATGATGTTTATCCCAGACAAGAAATCGCGGAGGTTGGTTCATGTATTAAAATACCAGAATTGAAGAGAAATGATGTGCTAGAAAATTCTATCAAAGACAAATGTTTCTTGCTACCTTCTAAAAACGACGAACGAGCTTCATCTGATGGACATAGCTGGAGGAAATATGGACAGAAACAGGTTAAGGGAAGTGAGTATCCACGAAGTTACTACAAGTGTACATACCCAAATTGTTTGGTGAAAAAGATGGTGGAAAGAACACTTGATGGCCAGATTGCGGAGGTGGTCTACAAGGGTGAGCACATCTATTCAAAACCTCAGGGACCTGCGTGTGATGCTGCTCAAATTGAGGGAAACAGTCCCGTGTCGAATAATCAAAAGGCTTATAGAATTGAAGGGCATGCAAGCGAGTCTAAAGATCAGATTTCTGTCGAGTCATTTACCCAATCAGGTTTTGTTGGTGTTTCCCAGAGAATCAATGAACCAGTTACGGATGTTCTGTTCGAGGTTAGTGCCTCAACTTCCAATGATGCTGAGAAAGGGGGATGGGAGGAAGGGAGTGAAGCTTTGGTAGCGGAAGATGATGGTTTTAAGAGCAAAAGAAG GAAATGTGAGATCCAATCACTAAAAACAGGTAGAACGGAGAAAGCCACGTCCGAACCTGGGAATGGTGTGCAGAGCAATATGGATTCTGAGATTATCGGGGATGGATTTCGATGGAGAAAGTACGGCCAGAAAGTTGTCAAGGGGAATTCATACCCAAG GAGTTACTACAAGTGCACCAGCCCGAAGTGCAAGGTGCGGAAGTATGTCGAGAGAACTTCGGAAGATCCATCCACTTTCATAACGACGTACGAGGGTCGGCACAACCATGAAATGCCAATCAAACTTGCAAATTCGGAGGCATCTAATACAAGGACTAGGAGCAAATCATGA